Genomic DNA from Clostridia bacterium:
TATATTATATTAATGGTTATTTTTACCTTGATAATTTCAAAAGAAAACAATTATAGTTTATTTAATAATACACTTTACATAAAAGGCTTTTTTTGGTAAAGTTATATCAATGGATAAACAATCTTTTTCATTTAATAATGTTTTTGACAGAATCAAAAACAGAAGCTATAAAGACTTAGCCAAAAATCTTTGGCTTCCTTTGGTTATAATTTTTGTTTTGATTTTTTCTGATATGCTGTCAAAATCCTTAGTTGAAAACAATATGGAGTTAGGACAAAGACTAATTCTTATTCCTAATTTTTTGTCAATAACTTATGTTCTTAATGAAGGCGCGGCATTTTCTATATTGTCGGGTAAAAAATGGTTTTTTATAATTGTAACTACTGTTACTGTTGTCGTAGTAATGTTTTATCTTATATATGACTGCGATAGACTCACGGTATTGATGAAAATAGCTATTGCGCTCATTGTGGGCGGTGCATTAGGCAATTTGATTGACAGAATAATGCTTGGCAAAGTCAGAGATTTTATTGAAATTATTTTCTTTGGATATGACCTGCCGCTTTTGGGCGAAAGTTTTGCTATCTTCAATATAGCAGACTGCGGCATTACTATAGGCGCTATCTTATTGATTATAGGAATTTTAATCGGTTATCATAAAAAAGATAAAAGCGAGCAAAAAGAAATAACAACAGAAGCAGGCGAGTAATTGCTTGCTTGTTTTTTATATTATGAATAAAGATATTATAATAGCTGAAAAAGACAATGACAGGCTGGATGTTTTTCTTACCGAAGTATTGGATATCAGCCGTTCACAAATAAAAAAATTAATAGATAGTGGAAACATCTTAGTAGCTGGCGAAAAGGTTAAGTCAGGCAAAAGCTTGAAAATGGGCGATGTGATTGAAATAACTTACCCTGATCAGCCTGCAACCGACCTTATTCCTGAAAACATTTCTTTGGATATTGTTTATGAAGATGACGACCTTGCAGTGATCAATAAGCCGCAGGGCATGGTAGTTCATCCAGGTGCAGG
This window encodes:
- the lspA gene encoding signal peptidase II; translation: MDKQSFSFNNVFDRIKNRSYKDLAKNLWLPLVIIFVLIFSDMLSKSLVENNMELGQRLILIPNFLSITYVLNEGAAFSILSGKKWFFIIVTTVTVVVVMFYLIYDCDRLTVLMKIAIALIVGGALGNLIDRIMLGKVRDFIEIIFFGYDLPLLGESFAIFNIADCGITIGAILLIIGILIGYHKKDKSEQKEITTEAGE